In the Balaenoptera ricei isolate mBalRic1 chromosome 1, mBalRic1.hap2, whole genome shotgun sequence genome, CAGAGTAAGAAGATGTCAGCACAGCCTAGAGTGATATGGAAACCCTAGAAAGCCTTATAAGATAGGCAAATCAGCACAAAAGTGGGAAGACGTATTAAAGGTAAAGGGAATGGTAACTGCAAAAACACAGAACTGGGAAAGTGTAAGACACAACTGTGAGTAGTGAAAACCCAATTTGCTTGAAAGAAAGGCTTTCtgagggaagggggttggggaCAAGGTTGGGGGGAGGTCAGGGGCTGGGGCTAGTAAGGGTGGTTCACCTCCAAGCTAAGGAGTCAAGATTGTATTTTATAGGCTGGCATCTGTCAGTGCTTTCCAAGAACCACTtgcctggagagcttgttaaaatgctgATTTCTGGGCTCCATTCCCAGCCCAggtatctgcatttttaacaaacacCCAGGTGAATCCTATGCAGCTCTACGCAGCCAGATGTTGTTAAAGGTTTCTGGGCAGACGGCAATGCTGAGTGGTATTTTGTTCATGTAAATCTGGTGGGTAGGGTATACAAGAGCAGACAGGAAGAAGACAGAGgtcagaaggaggaggaaaagtagAAAGCAGAAACCAGCTTTGACTGGTTAATTGCCCGCATCAGAGTCAGACTAATTCTGATGTGGCCATGCCTTTTCACTGCAATCACGGACCTGAAATCCTGGGTAAGTGCCTCACCACTGTCTTTTTCTAGAGATGTCAAAGACCTGAGCTCAAGTTCCACCTGACAGCCATTAGCTGACTAGTCACAAGTGAGTCTCTGCACCTCTGAGTTTGAGTTTCCACATTTCCTAAAATGAGGAAGATATATCAGCAGAAGTTTAAATATATTCATGTGTAGCAGTGGTTCTCACTGCCCTCCCCCAATATTAGAAGCATCAGGGAGGGatttggggtgttttttgtttttttttttttataaaatgtgtttttagtaAAATGTCTTGGAATTGCCTTTTTAAAAGTCTTCCCAGGTGACTGTATTTGCAGCCAAGTTTGAACAGCACAACGTGGGAGTGGAATGAGCTTGCTCTGAGCAAATGTCTAAGGGAGTGGAGCGGAGTGGGCTGGGAATAAGAAAATGGTGAAGGGGGTGTATGTGTCTTGGCTAAAGGAGGCAGCTGCTTCTGGTTCTGCTCAAAGAATGCAGGCCCCCAGTGCCACAGAGcttccaatttttcaagaagttaGAAATTTAGACGTTTACTCGCAATCTCCATTTTTGAATGTTGAGAATTAATTcagatttattaaaaacaaaacagaactctgCGTGGGCCAAAGAAAACCAGTCTGTGGGCCTGATCAGCTCATGGGCCACCACTCTATGACCTGTGTTTTGAAGGCAGATGGATCTGGGGTGAAATTCAAGTGTGGCCAAAgtctttgggcaagttacataacctaTCTAAGCCTCAAGTTCTTCATCTGCAGAATGAGGATGGTAATACCCCCCTCAAAGGGTTATTAAAAGAGACAATGAGTGAAAGATGAATGGAAAGGTCAGCCTGGCACACGGTGAGTGCTTCAGCAAATATCAGGTTTCTTTCATCTTATTTCTATCAACAGTGTTAACCTCAAACCTGGGATCTTTTGTCAAAAGAACCTTCCCCAAATCAGGCTCCATTCCTGGACTCAGTATGGCTCTAGTCTCCCAAGCTGTGACACCGCTCTTGACACAGCAGGGGTCCACCAGAGAGGTGTTAATCTGGCCTTGCCCCAGATGGTGGGCAAAGGGTAAGGACATGGCCCTCCAAAAGGTCTGATCCCTAACGGGGAAGCTCATGCACACGAGGCCTAAAGACTGCAATAATCATTCACGAAGTTGTCTGTTCGCTTCATGCTGCTGAAGGGAAAATCCTTAGTTCAAAAGAAGCGGTGACAAAGAGAAATCCCGAAGCCACTTATACAAAGTGCTAAACTACCCAACAGCCTCTACACCCGGTAAAACTTTTAATAATTAGAGCCCAGTTAATGAGACACCGTGCCCCAAGACGACTCAGGGCTGAGAAGTCTTCCAGGTGCTGGTAAAGAATTCGCCCCAAGTGCGTGGCGCGGTGGCGAGTGCGTGTGTGAAATTCCTGGTATTTAGTTGCCCAACAACTGGAAAGCTGCAATGTCAGCCCGGCCAGCGCGGGAGAGAAGAGGCAGGGGTTTGGGCTGGGTTCACATTCTTATCTCTACGAGGCTGGCTCTCCTTCGCAGGCAGAATTCAAGCTATAGTCGAAAAGCTCGCGCTCCGACCCGCGGAGCCACACGGCCCCGCCCGCTCACCTTCAGGTTGCCCACCGACTGCTGCAAAGGGCTCAGGTAGAAGTAGGGCACGCCGCTGCCCTTGGACGGGGGCCCGTCGCTGAGCGATAAGACGTCGGCGAAGGGCCGGCCGCGCACCCCCTCCTGAGTGGAGATGGTGGCCAGCGCGCCCCAGTCGCAGACGTTCGTCACGAAGCGAGCCACCAGCGCCGCGTTCTCGCGGGGCGGCAGCAGCTCGGCGGCGCCCCAGTCCCCGTGGCCCCGGCCACCCCGGCCCCGCGCCGGCGCCACCAGCAGGGCCACCAGCGCGGGCGCCAGCAGGAAGGCGAGCACGGCACGCGCGGACCCGCGGGCACACCCGGCCATGGCGATGACCCCAGCGAGAGTCCGGAGCCCTGCGACCTAGGAGGTCCAAAGCTAGCCCAGCGCTACCGGCCCCGCCCTGCGCTACCGGCCCCGCCCTGCGCTACCGGCCCCGCCCACCGCGGGCAATCCGACCCCGTCCCTCCGAAGAGGACCAATCGGAGTACGGGAGTGGTGGGCGGGAGGGCGTGTCCCTAGGCCGGCTCCTCAGCCTGCTGGGACCCGGCTGTTTATCCACCTTCCTACCGCTCCGCCCCGCCGCTGTCAGGACTGGGAAATCGTcctaaatgggatttgttttgtTTGACGGATGGAAAAACggaggcttagagaaattaagcAGTTGCCTAAGTCATACTACTAGGAAAGGACCAGTCTCTTCACCCGTACGCCTTCCTTTAATACCTTTGGATATGACTACCTGGCATCTGAGAGGAAATGCTGCGTTTTCCACGTATGCTCCTCCTTTCCGTTTACTTCACTATCCGCACCGAAGAGCAGGAAGGGTCCCAGTGGGACAGATAGAAGCCCCCAAATTTAACACCTTATAAACTGCTCCTGGCCCAGGAGTCTCTCAGACAGAGACACTCAGGGATTATCAGGATTCCATGCacgaatttgtttgttttttaacatctttattggagtataattgctttacaatgttgtattagtttctgctgtataacaaagtgaatcagctatatgtgtatatatatatccccatatctcctccctcttgtgtctccctcccaccctccctatcccacccctctaggtggtcacaaagcaccgagctgatctccctgtgccatgtggctgcttcccactagctatctattgtacatttggtagtgtatatatgtccatgccactcactcacttcgtcccagcttacccttccccctccccgtgtcctcaagtccgttctctatgtctgtgtctttattcctgtcctgcccctaggttcttcagaaccttttttttttttttttttttagattcggcatatatgtgttagcaccaTGCACGAATTTGAACTCATGGAAGCCAGTTATGGGCCTAAGTCATCAGGCTTGGAGGCAGTGGTTTCACAAATGTCTTGCCCTTGCTGACCCCTCACCCCATGTAAGTGGCATTTCCCTTTGTTCCTCCTAAAAAGGTCTCTTCAGTCTCTTCAGGGGTGCTTCCTCTTTCTGATACTCTGGGAATTGGTAAGTAAGCTCATACCACCTAACCTGCCGTCTTTATAATTATAAGCTTCGGTCACATCTCCTCAGGGTGAGTCCTCATCTTTTTGGCCTGGCCTCCAACCCCCATTTTCATCGTTGTTATAAATGCCGCGTGGTGGTGCTGGTGCAGGAGTTTGTCAGCTCTGGCTCGGGCGGACCTGGCTCTCTTAGGTGTTCAGCAAAGGTGAGGTAACTTCCCTCAGCTGCCCTGGGCCAGTCACCTGAGCAGGTGGGGGCTACAGGTGTGTGAGCCGAAGCCCCGCCTCCATTTCCTGCCTCCAACTCCGCCTCCCCATATTCTCAGGAAGATTCTCAGGCTACCGCATCAGAACTTGGGTACAGAAATGAGAACTTTTACTCTGAGTAGCAGCCTTCAGTTCCCTCTGGTGGCCAAAGTGTGTTACACACACTGCTTGCACATTCGGGTAAGGGGGTGAGCACCTTAGTCAAAGTTGGTTTCCTTTTTAACAACTGAATTTGGGAGAGCTTCGAGCTAGATGGAAAACTAAGTGGGAGAAATCTGAGAGGAGGAAAATCAGGTTTatcattttcaaaacaaatatttaatacaaaTTATTTGAGTGCCTACCAATTACAAATATTTCATCCCTAACCACCTGTTAAGGAAAAAAGCATATGGAGTTTCAAATTTGGAGTtctaatctcagctctgccactatcAAGTCATGTGAACGTGGGACTTCCATCTCACCTTTTTGGACCACTGTTTTCAACTCTAAAATGACGATTTGGATTAGATGATATCTGATACCTCTTTTGGTCCTACACTCTGTTTTTCTGTTAACATGCAAAACAGGGGCCTTTTGTAAGTTTTAGAACATGAATACTTTTTTTGCAAGAGGACTACCAAATCTTTCTTGTTTATTGCTATACCACTATTGCTAGTCTATGAAATAACAGTAAGCCCTATTACAGCCCCATTACAACACAGGTGCCTAGAACTTGGCCTTATGCATCTGAGCATGAGAATAAGGTCTAAAAACCTCCAGTTTTAAGCACCTCCCCTCAGTGTCtgtctttgcactggctgttaaGTCTGCACAAAATGCTCCTCCCTCAGCGGCGGGCATGGCTACCTCATTCACATCCAGATCTCCACTCAGATGTCACTTCTTAAAGGTGCCTCCCTGACCACTCTTTCTAAGAGGTCTTCCTTGGTTATTCTCCACTGGACAACcctgtttatttctttcatagtGCAGTAGTTCAGAATAAGTCGCCCCAAGATGTACCACTTTGGCATGTGAAATTGTTTTTTTGgagatttctgtttattcatGAGGCATTTTCTTCCTAGTAAACAATGTTGGTGCTTCTTTGGTCCCTTCAAGAAGCTCTGGTATGATTGCATCATCCAatctaagattttttaaatgccttttaacTGCATATCTATAGAACAACATGAGATAATTCAAAGGAGTTACAATGCCAAGATTCATTCATTTGATTCATTACTATTTAGAGCTTTTGTTGAGAAGATGAAGCTATCATCCTTTTTTGAGAGAAAATTGGCTAAGTTTAAGAGCCCTCTGAATATTCTGTAGGACATCCTGTTTCGGTCCTATTTCTTTACTCTATTCTCTGCAGTGATGACAGCTGTATTGAAATTCAGTGCCCAGGATTTCAAGTGCTAGAAGCATGTGGATTATTTGGAGCTGAAAACAACCAAGGCCCAAAGACTTGGGAAGAAtctttgaccttccccctaactgcctaaaagtagtagaggacctgttccaggaagggagctatcACCATAGATAACTATAGTATAACATGAACTAGTTGTTGTAGACAGGGAAGAGCTGTCAACCAAAAAGTAATGCAGGAGGctgcagagaaggaaagagtttatttggggccttaagaattgcaattcaggagacACAGATTTGGGTAACCCTGAAAGAGTgttctgagaaaaagaaagagtcaggGGTTGTTAaagccaaaaaaccccaaaaagccACAAGGTTGTTAAAAGTAGCCTGGCGAGAACTGTGATGACTTTGACTGcagtcagaaaatatttgtccatAAGGAATCACAAGTTGTTTTAGGGTAGGGGTCCAACAAATAGACAGACTGTCACAAGTTATTTTAGGGTAAGGATCCAATTAATATTTTGAGTATTTGGCAGGTGTTGTGGATGTCTGGATGACTTCATCACGTCAAAACGTCAGATTCCATCCCGGCTGAGATGTGCATAAGTCATACTTCTTTAGTAGCCTCCTGGCtccattttagagagctctcttagcaatacctactccatttttattttcctttcacagaacccagcaaagtctgtttgttaaaattcctctctgcaACCTATTGCTTCTGTATGGTGcagaaaacatttgtttaccaaacgtTTGCTCTTTTTCATCTCCCTCTGAAttgctttctttccctttgaagtcccagaTTTCTACCCCTTTCTCTTTAGTCTGGAATGACATATAGATCTCATTTAGCCTGACTGTCTTTGGAATCTTTCATGGTATGTGGATTCCCCACAGTActtaattaaatttgtttttctccggttaatctgtcttatgtcattTTAGTTATTTGACCAGCTAAAAAAACCAAGAGAGGAAGGGGGAAATTTTCCCCTCCCAACAACAGCAATCATCACACTCTGCAACAaccatatttatttagttaggtATTTGTTCATTGTCTCCCTTGCCAGAACGTAAGCTCCAGGAAAGGAGGAATGTCGTCTGTCTTGTCCCCTTCCATATCCTCAGtgcagagtaggcactcaataaatatttatcaaatgactGAGTTAATGAGTAATATCTGATGGAATTCTTTGCACATAGAGCCTTATAAAATCAGCATTTAGCCAATGAGGACAACTGAATGGAGACATTCAAGAATAGCAACAGGTGCTTCACCTCTTAGCAAACCCTCCACATTGGAGTATTGGGAAAAGCCCTTAGCCAGGAGTGGCTGGATCAACCATCCAAATCCCACTGCTTCTCATCTGGACTTTCTGTCCATATTTGAACAGCCTGAACTGATCCCCAACTCCCACAGACCCATCGGGAAATAGTGATCTTCTCCTTACATCTGGGTTCGATCCTGGTGAAGGACGCACCCTTATACATGGTGTTACCCTTGTTTATTTGTCTGGGTCACTGCCAGCCCAAGTTTCATCTAGTTCAGGAGCTGTGGCTACATTATCTCCATATCCCAGCACTGAATGCAATGCCAGACATCCAGCAGGCATCCATTACATGCTACTGACAAAATGAATTGTATCAGAACAGTTATACCAACCATAGAATGTTCTCAGGCTGTCTGCAATAGCTCAGGaactttctgctttgcagtataCATGTTTCAAATAGTAGGTTGCTTAGTGACGTGGTGAAGAGAGCTAGCTTTGGAGTTAGCCACTTAAGCATGACTGTGATAGGATGAGTTCCTCCtcattaaaaagaggaaaataatacctCCTACCTCATTGGGTTTTGTgtcaattaaatgagataatgtaaaaTACCCAACATAGCTCCTgggacatagtaaatgctcagtaatttCTAGTTGTTATCTTAGTGATTGTTAGCTTTTGTTCCACTCTTTCTGTTCCTACTTTCTATGCtgcaaatctgtagattgctcatTTAATCTCTTTTTGAAATTGAATGCTTTCCACTGTggcctctgtttaaaaaaaaaaaaaatgccttctgaaaaaataactttacaaaATGTCTGGGAATTCCTCAAGCAGCTACTGAGAAGTTTCACAGCCTACACCTACTTTCAGGGAGAAAATGCCCatgcatattatttttcattaatcaGATGTCCTTTCCTTCACACTTTTTATCATCCACCCTCACTTTAATCGAATGTTCCCAGACTTTAAAACATAgtaatacagggcttccctggtggtgcagtggttaagaatctgcctgccaatgcaggggacacgggttcaagccctatcctgggaagatcccacatgccgcggagcagctaagaccgcgagccacaactcctgaagcccaggtacctagagcccgtgctctgcaacaagagaagccaccacaatgagaagcccacacaccgcaacaaagagtagcccccgctcaccgtaactagagaaagcccgtgcacagcaacaaagacccaacgcagccaaaaataaataaataaaataaataagttttttttaaataccttaaaaaaaatagtattacaAAGCTACCCTTTTGTTGACTACCTTAAGTTTTGTATTTCATGTATACTTACATTTGACTAACAGTGGTTTTCCagatattttggaaataattCTTGATTCCTGTCAGTCTACAGGACATGTTTTCCACCTGCCTGGATAGTGCTTGGTACATAAAAAGACATATTATCAAATATCTTTTGAATTAAGTGTTTTAGATCAAAAGCACATCAACTAAGCTTTAGAAGAGTAATCTTCCTAGTATTTCAATGATTTACTAAcattaaataggaaaagaaagttatctgtgagtctgaagaaaattattaaactaGAATTTACACTAAAAGCCAGTCTTTCACATCATTATCATAATAATTTAAGGAGTACAAATAAAAGAGTACCTATAACAAGATATATGTCCACTTTGCCTGCCAGATGCCAAAATTTTCACTATGTATGCATTTGTGTATTAAATTTATGCCTTTCACAAGTATACATTGAGTGCTAGCCAagccctgggggcacagtgatAGGTGCTGAGAAaccaaatattaatagacattGTCCCTGCCCTTAAGGAAAATTTCTGCCTAGGTAATTAGCAGGTaagcaaatagaaaaattataattcaatgTCATTAGTGCTATATGGAGGACTATACAAAGGGcaaaggaaacacagaagaaGGAACCTAGGCATACCCTCAAGGAAAGGCTTCATATCAGAGACAATTCTTGAGTTGAAACTTGAAGGATAGGTAGATTGCAATGcaaaggtgggagagagagaaggaagggaagagtttTACACAGAGGACCTAGAATGTACATGGGCATGGAGACATGATGTGTTGGGAAGGCAGCTGTTGATGAAGGGAGTGTGAAGACCCATTGGTGGGAGACAGGCATGTTCAGCTGTGTAGGGGAAATGGATCACGCCAAGGGCTGTTGTCATCCCAGGGATCTACTGGGAACGGATCCACTTCTaagctcactcacatggttgttggtAGGATTCAGTCCTTTGTGTGTTGTTGGAttgagggcctcagtttcttgctgGCTGCGGGCTGGAAGCCTCCCTCCATTCCTTGCCACATGGGCCCCTCCGTAGGGCAGCTCACACCATGGCAGTTGGCTTCCCTTGAAGCAACTAAatgagggagaaagaaggccaGCAAGATAGAAGCCAGAgtctttttataactttttttttataatcttggAGTGGCATCCCATCACTCAAAGAGAGGTGATTAACATAGAACACAAATACTAAGAGGTGAGAAAGACGGGTATTTGGGATTGGTGCAGTTACATAACTTTAGTGTTCAGTTATGAATTCAGAAAAGCATCTACAATTTATATTTGTTCTCCAGACCAGCTCTGTGCTTTCCCCTGGTCTCATGCCTTAGTCTAGAAATGGAACATGATGGAAAGGGGAAGaagtgactaaaaaaaaaaaaactcaaccacATGAAGTGCTTATGGTGGCAATAATGTTTGGCAACAGTGGAGCAGCTGTGGGCTGGTGCAGATCTGCAGTGCCTAACACAGTGGTGCCCCCTGAAAGTGGCTGGACTAATGGTTCTGACAACAGAAGAAGGGCCCTCATGCAGCAGTGCAGGCAGAGGTGGCTTCAGCAGGCACTGGAGGTTGAGCTCATTTGTTTTGAGCCTGTGAGAGACATCTCGGTGACAG is a window encoding:
- the CREG1 gene encoding protein CREG1 isoform X3, with product MAGCARGSARAVLAFLLAPALVALLVAPARGRGGRGHGDWGAAELLPPRENAALVARFVTNVCDWGALATISTQEGVRGRPFADVLSLSDGPPSKGSGVPYFYLSPLQQSVGNLKVSEAEMDVAKNSLFIRHPEMKTWPSSHNWFFAKLNITNIWVLDYFGGPKIVTPEEYYNATFQ
- the CREG1 gene encoding protein CREG1 isoform X1 is translated as MAGCARGSARAVLAFLLAPALVALLVAPARGRGGRGHGDWGAAELLPPRENAALVARFVTNVCDWGALATISTQEGVRGRPFADVLSLSDGPPSKGSGVPYFYLSPLQQSVGNLKENPYATLTMSLAETSFCRKYGFDPQSPLCAHIILSGTVIKVSEAEMDVAKNSLFIRHPEMKTWPSSHNWFFAKLNITNIWVLDYFGGPKIVTPEEYYNATFQ